The genomic stretch CCTCTTCATACGGAATGAGTACTGCATCCTGGACGAGATAATGAAGCACTTTCATTCCCTTCTCGATTCGTCTTCACCCCTTAAAAAAGCACACGCCGGGTTGATCGAAAATATCATAAAGATTTTTCATATCATCCAGTTTATCAAGGAACAGGGGGGGACGGAAGAAACGATAAAGCAAACGATCGATGCGAATGTCAACACACTGAAAGGAAAGGCGCGGTTTGTTCTCTATGTCATAATGAGCCGTGATCCGTATTTCAATCCTTACGCGGTCATGCTCAAGAACCTGCTGACTTCCGTGGATTATTCCGAACGAAAGCTTTCGCATGAAATTCCGGAACAGCAGCGTGTTCTGCTTTCCCGGCTCGAAAAGATAAAAGACGTCAGGGAATTTGTCGAGGCTGCTGACAGTATCGTCCTCGACTGCAAGGGCTACGTCAGTACCATTTACGAGAATTTCGAGCTTCTCCTCAACGAGCCTTTGGTCAATATTTACAAAATACTGAAGTTTGCCGGGTGCAAACAGCTTTTCCACACGTGGATAACGCGCGCGCCTGTCGCCGTCAGGGAATCGACGCAGCTTGAAAAGAAGGTCGCCGTTATTCAAAAGGAACTTGGGGAACGGGTCGCATCGCTCACCCTGCCCGTGAATTACCGTGAATTGACGGAACTCATGTATTGTCAGCATATCGATTTCACGGATAAATACAAACTGCTTCACAAGACGATCGGGACCTTTGGCGACAGGGAGGCGGACGCGTGTATCGAGTTGTGTCTCAAACATATCAAAACCGAACAATTCCAGAGGGAAAAAAGCCTGCTCGTATCGACGATACAAAAACTCGAGAATATATATACAATGCAAGAAATTTCTAAGCTTTTCGAAAACGAAAAAAAAACGATCGAAATGAAACTCCGGAGTTATAAAAAAAAGTTCAGGGAAAATATCAAAAAAATATCCGAACATGTAAAGTTCGGCATACGAAAAGTATATCCGGAAATAGCCGAATTGTTAAAAAGAGAACGAATGCTTTCCCAGGCGCTGCTTGCATTTCTGGACAGGAGGGAAGAGCAGGGCAAGCCGATAAAACTCACGGTCGATATCATAAATTTTCTCAATAATTTTTATATCGTCCTCAATTACAGGATTATTCTGGATTTCTGGTATCAGTATTATACCTCCCTGGTCAATACCGACGGTATTTTTCTCAAGCAGATGCTCAGTCTCATGACAAAGGAAGCACTCTATGACATCGGCGGAACGCAGGATCGGGATTCGAAATGGAAAATCGCGAGATATAAAGAACTTCTCGAATATGGCTCGATAGAGAAAGAGATACGTGAAAAGTGGCATTCACGGCTTATGTTCTCCGAGACGGAGGAGAAAGAGCTTTCAATCGATGAAAACACGATTACGCTTGAAAAATACGGCTGTTCCTACACGATCATTATAAAGGACGCTTCCGGAAAATTGTTACTCTCGAAAACCAAAACGAATATCAGGTGTTTTCTTGAATTTCTCGAATCAGTGAAAAATCACAAGATCCGTACAGTCGTCGCGATTAATGACCGACAGTTGAAACTCCTTTATCAGAAAGCGCACATCGATTATCTGGATTCGTGCATGGGTTATGTAAAGAAAAGAATAGCCCTGCTCGAAATGCGGGATCCTATTTCCGGGTATTCGGCAGAAAGAATCAACAGCCTCGGCGGCCGGATTACCGACGGTCAATTACTCAAAGATATCGTCGATGAGTGCAGAAATGAGTTTTATTTGAGAAAGGAGATACTGTTTTCCCTCAAAAAGGAACTGCATGAAAGCGGCGGCAAAGAGGAACAACGTCTTGCAAGGATAAACAGTGAAACAAAGGAAGAGGTACTGGCGCTGAGGAAAATAGATTCAGTCTTCAATGCGCTGAGGACGGCGGTAAGGGAAAACAACCTGGAAATCGATGAAAGCCTGCTGATCATCGAGGATATACCCCTTCCTTTACTTGAAGAAGAAAAAAGCGGGGAAGCGGATCGCGAAACGGACACTGCCGGGAAAGATGACAAAAAGGGACTGAGAAAAATAGAAAAGTTGAAACGGGACAATATCGAATGCGTTCTGATGAATAGCAGGATCAGGGAAAACATACAGATTATCAAACGGGTTAAAGCCCGGCTTGAACAGGGAGAACAGGATGAAACCGGTGACATACGGGCGATGCTCGAAAAAATGCCGGAACTGGAAGTTCTCGATATTCCGGAAGAAATCTTTTACTCGATTTTCAGGAATATCGAAGACGCCGAAGCATGTGTACGCGATATCGTTGCCGCCAGAACGATAGAGGAAGCCTGCGGTTTCCTCGAGAACCTGGCAAACCGCGCGACGGTCGAACTGGATGCACGGCAGGACTATATTTACCGGCATGAAAAACAGGACGATATTACGGTATCGATTGTCTATTATGAAAAGGAACTCGAAGCACAGCGGGAGCGCGTCGAACTGCTTCATCAGTTTCGCGGTATACTGATTGAACGTATAAAAAGGCTCAGGAGGAAGATGTGACATCGATTAATAAAAGGCTTCCATTACGGTATGTACGGGCTGATGGTCGCTGTCAAAACCGATATATCGTAATATTCTTTTTTTATCGATCCCCCTTGACAATGAAGCGCGAGGAATTATAAATTTTCTCCTTACGGATATGTTTCGGAAGAAGCGGAATCGGTTAAAACAGTGAAAATATCGAAAAATGTATTGCAGCTTGTCATTTTTCTTCTCCTCAGCGTCACTTCAATCGTCCTTATCTTTTATTTCACCGTCAATGAAAGGACTTATGAAACGCTGCTCAACTATAATCCTCTCTACCTCCTCTTTTGTCTTTTTCTCTGGTTTTTGGCCTTGACGATAGACGCCCTTGGTGTGATCTTTTTCGTTCTGGGGACGGGAGAAAAAATTCGGTTTTACAATTGCTATAAGCTTTCGACGATCAGGGTTTTTTTTAACCTGCTCACTCCTTTCACCTTTGGCGGACAACCTTTGATCATCTATTTCCTGAACAAATACGGCGTTCCAAGCGGGAAAGGGTCAACTATTGTCATTACCAGACTCATGTGTACCGCGTTTTTCACCATGGGCGGGGGTATTATCGCACTCTTTCTCTTCAAGGATACGATCGGCAATAATATCATGCTCAGCAATGTATTCCTGGTTACCGGTATCCTGTTGGCACTCCTTTTCGGAGTTCTTATCCTTATTATGCTTTTCCCGCCTATTATGAAGACATTGATCGGATTTACCGGCAATATCGGGTATCGTCTGCGGATTATCAAAAATCTTTCCGACTTCAATGAAAAGGCGATTCGTGAAATAAACAATATGCGAAGTAGTTTTATCAACTATTTTCGAAAACATTTCGGCTTTTTTTTATCCGGATTTATCTGTACCGGCCTGTTTTTTTTCATTCACATTTTTATTATACTGGCCATTATTTACGGATTCGGTATCCCGATCGATACAAGCGTCGGCATTATCCTTTGTTTGATATTGTTCTTCTGTATTTCATATATGCCCACTCCGGGCTCTTCTGGTCTGGGAGAAGGGATATTCTTTCTGATTTTCAACGGTTTTGTGCCTTATTATCTTATCGGTATCGTCGTAATCCTGTGGCGGACATTTTATCAATACCTTTCCGCCCTGGCCGGTGCCGTCTTTTCCGCCAAATTCTTTTCAAAAGTGATTGTAAAAAGGAAAACTAAGTGAGAATTGAATGGTAATGATTGACTTTGAAAAAAAACTCCGATAATATATGTGAAAATTAATGGAAAAAATGTCTGGCTTGAACAATAATAATAAAAAAGGAGGACATGGTTGAGTAGTTCCGAAATAACAGCTACAGGTAAAAGCCTGCGTACTTTTTTTATGGAAATTAAACAACTCTATTTGCAGTCGTTGAAACCCTTTTACACGGAAGAACTTGTGACAACCTTGTTTTTCAGGCCGTTCGGATTCCTGCTTGCACTCGTCTCAAAGGCCTTCCGTCTCACTCCCGACATACTCTCCATTCTGCGGGGCGCAATCAGCCTTGTCGGCGGTGCCTTCTTTTGTACCGGAATAAAGGAGTTTATTTTTGCCGGGGCGCTGTTATTTCTGGTTTCAAACATTTTCGATTGTGCGGACGGACAGCTCGCGAGGATTCTGAAAAAAAATCACACGCGGCTCGGCATTATTCTCGACGGTATCAGTGACGGGATTTCAATCGGGGTCCTCTACCTTGGTACCGCAATCGCATTGTTCCTGCGCTATCCGGAAACGGGATTATACTGGTGGGGGATGACGATTCTCGCCGTTATCACCTTTCTCTACCATCTTTATATTCACGGATTTCTCAAATTCGATTTCTTTCTTTATTCTGCAAGAAAATATGTCAATACACGGGAAAGCGCGTCGGAACTCATTAAAAAGATCAAATCCAGTAGAAAATTAACGGATAAAGTGGCCTTGACGCTTCTTCTCTTTGTCAATGGCATGATGGAACTTTTATCGAATGCGGTTTTGTTGAAAAGCTATAAAGGATACATCGACTGGTATCTGATTCCGAACGGGATACCGGCGGAAAAAAAGGAATTATTCAGGAAAAACTATAAAAAATACAATGGCTGGATTCTGCTTTTATTCAACAATCTGGGTATTTGCACTAACCAGCTTATCATTATCATATGCGGCCTGTTGAACCGGCTGGATATCGCGATCTATATTATCGTGTTTGGAAGCAATCTCTATTTGATGATTCTGGTTCTGATTCAACGTCTCAGTTTTCAGTATCAACTCAAAAGAATTAAAACCGATATATGCCTCAACGCGTGATCAGGGTACCGGCGGTTTTTCATGTAATTCTGTGATAAAAACCGGCCCTGCTTGTTACCGGTTCATGATCCTTTTATCGAAATACCCGCGTGTCTCGATCACCCTCTCTCAACCGTACATCCGTGTCGAAGCGGGGCTTTTAAAAATAATAAGGGGGAATATTTTGTATGAAATGCCGTTTTTATTCTGTGATCGTGAACTATATGGTTTTTCTTGCCGGTCTACTGTGTCTTTCATGTTATCCCGGAAGCGGGGACGGGGGATTCGAAGAACCGGATGAAACCTATGTCAGGACGGAATTTTTCGACGGTTTTGGCGCTGAGGGTGTCGACAATGCGGTGTGGCAGGTCGCTTCGTGGATGGAACATGGCGGGAAGACCGGAACGGAACGGTGCTATGTGCAGGACGGATACCTGCACCTTGTTTTCGTCAATGATTCGGAGGAAGGATACCTGAGCGCCGCGATCCAGACGCGGGACGAATATTATTACGGGTTGTGGGAGGCGCGTATCAAGCCTTCGTCCGTTTCCGGTGTCCTCAATTCAATCTACACCATCGACTGGGACAACACCTCTCTTCCGGAATCAAATGATGACGGGACCAAACAGGAGATCGATATCGAATTTCTCACCTATACATTCGTCGATAACAGGGGGGAGGTACACTTCGCCGTGCACGAGGCGGGAAAGGAGAGTTTCAACACGAACCCCGATGTGCCGCTCGATTTCAATCCCTCAAGCGATTTCCACGTCTGGGGCTTCGAGATCACTCCTCAAAGGATCAGGTGGTTCGTCGACGGGACGACACTCCTCACTTATGAGTACGAATCAAATCCGGTCACGATCGACGCCCCCTATCAGCTCAAGCTCAATGTCTGGTCAAAGGATGAATGGATCAACGGCCCCCCGGCCCCGGACACCGAATGCGTCTACCTCATCGACTGGATACGCTTTACCCCGTACGCGGATTGAGAGTGTATAAAACAGGGAAATGATCGGAGGGAGATCGAGCGCCTTCAAGACGGAAATCACGGTTTTTCAGCATGGATAAAAAAGGACCCGGCAATTGCCGGGAAATACAGGGTGATTGATGACGTGAGTGCCTGCGGGAAGGGTCAAAAAATTTCGAGGTTGTCGATCCAGACGCAGTCGTCGCAATCTTTTTCAATACCATCTTTTTCATAGGTCCACTTGAACACATATTCTCCGGGATCAAACATATCATATTCATAATAATCCCAGTCACCATCATCACAGCCACTCCATTCTTTTTCTAAGGAATTATCAACATAAAAACGTAAATAATCATAATCATATTCCGAACTTGTCTGGTAATAAAACCGGAGTGTCGACGATGACTCGTTATAATATTTGAACCGGATATATGTCTCGCCGCTATCACCGATACTACCCGA from Spirochaetales bacterium encodes the following:
- a CDS encoding CDP-alcohol phosphatidyltransferase family protein, with the translated sequence MSSSEITATGKSLRTFFMEIKQLYLQSLKPFYTEELVTTLFFRPFGFLLALVSKAFRLTPDILSILRGAISLVGGAFFCTGIKEFIFAGALLFLVSNIFDCADGQLARILKKNHTRLGIILDGISDGISIGVLYLGTAIALFLRYPETGLYWWGMTILAVITFLYHLYIHGFLKFDFFLYSARKYVNTRESASELIKKIKSSRKLTDKVALTLLLFVNGMMELLSNAVLLKSYKGYIDWYLIPNGIPAEKKELFRKNYKKYNGWILLLFNNLGICTNQLIIIICGLLNRLDIAIYIIVFGSNLYLMILVLIQRLSFQYQLKRIKTDICLNA
- a CDS encoding flippase-like domain-containing protein is translated as MKISKNVLQLVIFLLLSVTSIVLIFYFTVNERTYETLLNYNPLYLLFCLFLWFLALTIDALGVIFFVLGTGEKIRFYNCYKLSTIRVFFNLLTPFTFGGQPLIIYFLNKYGVPSGKGSTIVITRLMCTAFFTMGGGIIALFLFKDTIGNNIMLSNVFLVTGILLALLFGVLILIMLFPPIMKTLIGFTGNIGYRLRIIKNLSDFNEKAIREINNMRSSFINYFRKHFGFFLSGFICTGLFFFIHIFIILAIIYGFGIPIDTSVGIILCLILFFCISYMPTPGSSGLGEGIFFLIFNGFVPYYLIGIVVILWRTFYQYLSALAGAVFSAKFFSKVIVKRKTK
- a CDS encoding glycoside hydrolase family 16 protein; the encoded protein is MKCRFYSVIVNYMVFLAGLLCLSCYPGSGDGGFEEPDETYVRTEFFDGFGAEGVDNAVWQVASWMEHGGKTGTERCYVQDGYLHLVFVNDSEEGYLSAAIQTRDEYYYGLWEARIKPSSVSGVLNSIYTIDWDNTSLPESNDDGTKQEIDIEFLTYTFVDNRGEVHFAVHEAGKESFNTNPDVPLDFNPSSDFHVWGFEITPQRIRWFVDGTTLLTYEYESNPVTIDAPYQLKLNVWSKDEWINGPPAPDTECVYLIDWIRFTPYAD